A portion of the Methanofastidiosum sp. genome contains these proteins:
- a CDS encoding ribulose-phosphate 3-epimerase yields MAKLAPSILSADFSRLGDDIMEAENAGADIIHVDVMDGHFVPNITIGPLVVEAVSKITSLPIDVHLMIENPSDYVELFSKALDKENRDISLDYVSFHIEASYHPHRLLNRIKELNVKSGIALNPSTPVSTITHLLDSMDLLIIMTVNPGFGGQSFIETMLPKIKEAKKLVKGHDIEILVDGGVTEKNIKKIRDAGADILVAGSAVFNKKDSIKNNIIRLKALV; encoded by the coding sequence AAGCAGAAAATGCAGGTGCAGACATAATCCACGTAGATGTGATGGACGGTCACTTTGTTCCAAACATTACAATAGGCCCACTAGTTGTAGAAGCAGTTTCAAAGATAACTTCTCTTCCTATAGATGTCCACCTTATGATAGAAAACCCCTCAGATTACGTGGAACTTTTTTCAAAAGCCCTTGATAAAGAAAATAGGGATATTTCTTTAGATTATGTATCTTTTCACATTGAAGCATCATACCACCCACACAGATTATTGAATAGAATCAAGGAGTTAAATGTAAAGTCAGGAATAGCTTTGAATCCTTCTACGCCAGTTAGTACAATAACTCATCTTTTGGACTCAATGGATCTACTTATTATAATGACAGTAAACCCAGGATTTGGAGGGCAGAGCTTCATTGAAACAATGCTCCCCAAGATTAAAGAGGCCAAGAAACTAGTCAAGGGCCATGATATAGAGATTTTAGTAGATGGCGGGGTCACAGAAAAAAACATTAAGAAGATTAGAGACGCAGGTGCAGATATTCTTGTAGCAGGCTCCGCAGTTTTCAATAAAAAAGATAGTATAAAAAATAATATTATTCGACTAAAGGCTCTGGTCTAG
- a CDS encoding methanogenesis marker 9 domain-containing protein: MINPNNTRMVPGWKFAPVPICYGGDLRAIAFCCHPGYPLTFSFKCGLPKALEELGITKEEYIEIKDKFSKEHDWDSELVCFKSLSYCCMRRSGCMGGRDIALTTKYKDEEAYEKYFALKRKLCVEILKKARNKEKVKELLEYELSRPEPLVE, from the coding sequence ATGATAAATCCAAACAACACCAGAATGGTTCCCGGCTGGAAGTTTGCACCTGTTCCTATATGCTACGGAGGAGACCTAAGAGCAATTGCATTCTGCTGCCATCCCGGATACCCTCTGACATTTTCATTCAAATGCGGCCTTCCTAAAGCTTTGGAAGAGCTTGGAATAACTAAAGAAGAGTACATCGAAATAAAGGACAAATTCTCAAAAGAACATGACTGGGATAGTGAACTTGTCTGCTTCAAATCTCTTTCTTACTGCTGTATGAGAAGAAGCGGGTGTATGGGTGGAAGAGACATAGCCTTAACAACAAAGTACAAAGACGAAGAAGCATACGAAAAATATTTTGCATTGAAGAGAAAGCTCTGTGTTGAAATACTAAAAAAGGCTAGAAACAAAGAAAAGGTAAAAGAGCTTCTAGAATATGAGCTTTCTAGACCAGAGCCTTTAGTCGAATAA